In Halobaculum sp. XH14, a single genomic region encodes these proteins:
- a CDS encoding 2-oxoacid:acceptor oxidoreductase subunit alpha, whose product MADDELIWRIAGGSGDGIASTSQNFAKALMRAGLHVFTHRHYPSRIRGGHTYVEVRASADPVKSRGDGYNFLLALGDSFARNPQEGAYYGNEEVKPLSENLDELREGGVIIYDEGLLDPADIPDFEERAEENDWHVYPLDLRGLAREKGREVMRNTAGVGATCAIAGIELEWIQELMADAMPEKILEPNVDILETAYEQVSEEYDVDAPGIDVPQGEHEEEQLLMSGSDAIAYGAIDEGCRFIAGYPMTPWTEVFTIMSQNLPELGGISEQVEDEIAAAALAVGASHAGAKAMSGSSGGGFALMSEPLGLAEITETPLVLVEAMRAGPSTGMPTKPEQADLEHVLYTSQGDSHRVVLAPGTVEEAYDHARTAFRLAYDYQIPSVVIYDQKLSGELTNVPASTFDREPNPSMGKTLTEAELADEPHTEDGKFHRFQHDVEDGVSPRSIPGQKGGRYLVTGNEHNPAGHISEDPDNRVSQVNRRFEKMDAIRADLDENSLLSPHGPEEAEYGILTFGSQQGTVEEAVDRLNANGHGVKTLSVGELAPYPVEAVEAFVESVDEVLVVEMNASAQFRGLTQKELGRYGEKLHSLLKYNGNPFEPAEIVEGFETSIVEDGELPGHETKFVPAAGD is encoded by the coding sequence ATGGCAGACGACGAACTCATCTGGCGGATCGCGGGCGGCTCCGGCGACGGCATCGCCTCGACCAGCCAGAACTTCGCGAAAGCCCTGATGCGTGCGGGGCTCCACGTATTCACGCACCGTCACTATCCGTCCCGGATCCGCGGCGGCCACACCTACGTCGAGGTACGAGCCTCCGCGGACCCGGTGAAGTCCCGCGGTGACGGGTACAACTTCCTCCTGGCGCTGGGCGACTCGTTCGCCCGAAATCCCCAGGAGGGGGCGTACTACGGCAACGAGGAGGTGAAACCACTCTCGGAGAACCTGGACGAACTCCGGGAGGGTGGCGTCATCATCTACGACGAGGGGCTGCTCGACCCGGCCGACATCCCGGACTTCGAGGAGCGTGCCGAGGAGAACGACTGGCACGTCTACCCGCTCGACCTGCGCGGGCTCGCCCGCGAGAAGGGTCGTGAAGTCATGCGGAACACGGCGGGCGTCGGCGCGACCTGTGCCATCGCCGGCATCGAGCTCGAGTGGATCCAGGAGCTGATGGCCGACGCGATGCCCGAGAAGATCCTCGAACCGAACGTCGACATCCTCGAGACTGCCTACGAACAGGTGAGCGAGGAGTACGACGTGGACGCCCCGGGGATCGACGTCCCCCAGGGAGAACACGAGGAGGAACAGCTGCTCATGTCCGGTTCGGACGCCATCGCCTACGGCGCGATCGACGAAGGGTGCCGGTTCATCGCCGGCTACCCGATGACGCCGTGGACCGAGGTGTTCACCATCATGAGCCAGAACCTCCCGGAACTGGGGGGGATCTCCGAGCAGGTGGAAGACGAGATCGCCGCGGCGGCGCTCGCCGTGGGTGCGTCCCACGCCGGAGCGAAGGCGATGTCCGGCTCCTCGGGCGGCGGCTTCGCGCTGATGTCCGAGCCGCTCGGGCTCGCGGAGATCACCGAGACGCCGCTCGTGCTCGTCGAAGCGATGCGTGCCGGTCCCTCGACCGGGATGCCGACCAAGCCCGAGCAGGCCGACCTGGAGCACGTCCTGTACACCTCGCAGGGCGACTCCCACCGCGTCGTCCTCGCACCGGGGACCGTCGAGGAAGCGTACGACCACGCCCGGACCGCGTTCCGGCTGGCGTACGATTACCAGATCCCCTCGGTCGTCATCTACGACCAGAAGCTCTCAGGCGAGCTGACGAACGTCCCCGCATCGACCTTCGACCGCGAGCCGAACCCCTCGATGGGGAAGACGCTCACCGAGGCGGAACTCGCGGACGAGCCCCACACGGAGGACGGGAAGTTCCACCGGTTCCAGCACGACGTCGAGGACGGCGTTTCGCCCCGGTCCATCCCGGGCCAGAAGGGCGGGCGCTACCTCGTCACCGGCAACGAACACAACCCGGCCGGGCACATCAGCGAGGACCCGGACAACCGCGTCTCGCAGGTGAACCGGCGGTTCGAGAAGATGGATGCGATCCGCGCGGACCTGGACGAGAACTCGCTGCTCTCGCCGCACGGGCCCGAGGAGGCCGAGTACGGCATCCTCACGTTCGGCAGCCAGCAGGGCACCGTCGAGGAGGCGGTCGACCGGCTGAACGCGAACGGCCACGGCGTCAAGACGCTCTCGGTCGGCGAACTCGCGCCGTACCCGGTCGAGGCCGTCGAGGCGTTCGTCGAAAGCGTCGACGAGGTGCTCGTCGTCGAGATGAACGCCTCCGCGCAGTTCCGTGGGCTGACCCAGAAGGAACTGGGCCGCTACGGCGAGAAGCTGCACTCGCTGTTGAAGTACAACGGTAACCCCTTCGAGCCCGCCGAGATCGTGGAGGGCTTCGAGACCAGCATCGTCGAGGACGGGGAGCTCCCCGGCCACGAAACCAAGTTCGTTCCGGCGGCAGGTGACTGA